TGTTACCCAGTACCCGGACATTGCGCCTCCTACAGTGAGTGTTACAGCAAACTATACGGGAGCTAACGCGGAGACGGTGATGAAAAGTGTGGTAGTTCCTTTGGAGGAACAGATTAACGGGGTAGAAGGAATGGATTATATCACTTCTTCTGCAGGAAACGATGGATCTGCCAATATTCAGGTTTTCTTTAAGCAGGGGATTGATCCGGATATTGCAGCGGTAAACGTACAGAACCGTGTTACAAGAGCAACACCATTACTTCCAAGTGAAGTAACCCGTTCAGGGGTTGTTACTCAGAAGCAGCAAACCAGTGCCTTGATGTATATGTCTTTCTATTCCGAAAATAAGGACCTCGATGACGTTTATCTTCAAAATTTCCTGAATATTAACATTATTCCTAATATCAAAAGGATTAATGGAGTTGGAGATGCTCAGGTTTTCGGTGGGAAAAACTACTCGATGAGAATATGGCTGGATCCTGCGAAAATGGCAGCCTATGGAGTAACACCGGATGATGTTACAGCGGCTATTAATGAGCAGAGTAGAGAAGCAGCAGCTGGATCCATCGGACAAAACAGTGGTAGTTCTTTTGAATACATCATTAAATATGTAGGGAAATTCAACGAGAAATCTCAATATGATAACATCATTATCAAGTCTCTTGCCGATGGCCAGAATCTGATGCTTAAAGATGTTGCCAAAGTTGAATTGGCTGGGCAATCTTATACCGGAATTGGGGAGAATGGAAATAATCCTTCCATCAGTATGGGATTCTTTCAGACACCAGGTTCCAATGCTCAGGACATTATTAAGAATATTAAAGCATACTTAAAAGCATCAGAGGGAAGTTTTCCTAAAGGGATTAAATATACTTTCAACTTTGATACCAATGAGTTCCTTGATGCCTCTATTGATAAGGTTGTTCATACCTTAATTGAAGCATTTATTCTGGTATTCATTGTAGTGTATATTTTCTTACAGGATTTCAGATCTACTTTGATCCCGGCTATTGCAGTTCCGGTATCTATTGTGGGAGCATTCTTCTTCCTGAATTTGTTTGGATATTCACTCAACCTTTTAACCTTATTCGCGTTAGTACTTGCTATTGGTATTGTAGTGGATGATGCCATTGTCGTCGTCGAGGCCGTTCATGCTAAGATGGAGCATGGTATTTCCGATGCTAAAAAGGCTACCGTAGAAGCGATGGATGAGATTACTGGAGCAATTATTTCAATTACATTGGTAATGGCATCCGTATTTATTCCGGTAACTTTTATTACCGGTCCGACAGGGGTATTCTATCAGCAGTTTGGTATTACACTTATCGTAGCGATCATCATTTCGGCAATCAATGCATTAACGTTAAGTCCGGTTTTATGTTCACTATTCCTTAAACCTCATTCTGAGCATCACCAGGAATACAAGAATATGAATATCCTTCAGAAGTTCTTCTATAAATTCAATATAGCATTTAGAACAACCACTGAACGTTACGGAAGAGGATTTGTTTTCTTATTAAGACATAAATGGGTTACCCTGATCATCTTTGCCATTACAGGAGGAATTTTATTCTGGGCAAGTTCAACGATGAAAAAAGGATTCGTTCCTACTGAAGACCGTGGAATTATCTTTACCGATGTGCAGCTTCCTCCGGGATCATCTATGGAAAGAACCTATAATGCATTGAAAACACTACAGGCTAACGCAATGAAAATTCCGGGAGTTCAAAACGTTACCATTTCTACCGGTAGAGGTTTCTTATCCGGAAACGGAAGTAATAATGGTCTTGCCTTTATTAAATTAAAACCTTTTGATGAAAGGAAAAAAGATAATTTAACCTCTGAAGATATTACGAAAAAACTATTTGGAATTTCAGGGAAAGTGCCGGATGCCAAAGTCGTATTCTTTCAGCCACCAAGTGTACCCGGTTTTGGTAACAGTGCAGGATTTGAGATGGTATTGCTGGATAAATCCGGTGGTGAATATACCGCGCTTGATGATAAAACTAATGAATTCATCGGTAAGCTTATGGAAAGACCCGAGATAGAATTTGCACAGACCTCGTTCAATACAAAGTACCCGCAATATCAAATGGAAATTAATGTTCCTTTGGCAAAACAATTGGGAGTTTCTGTAAATAGTATCCTAAGTACAATGCAGGGATATATTGGAGGGATTTATACAGCTGACTTTACGAAATACGGAAAACAATTCCGAGTAATGGTTCAGGCTCTACCTGAAAACAGAAAGAACATCGATAATCTTAACGATCTCTATGTAAAAACAGGTTCGGGTATAATGTCTCCTATTTCGCAATTTGTGACATTAGACAAAACATATGGTCCACAGTCTGTAAGTCGTTATAACCTTTTTACATCAGTAAAAATTACAGGGGGGAATTCCCAGGGCTACAGTTCCGGGGATGCTATTACTGCGGTACAGCAGGTAGCGAAAGAAACACTGAATCAGAATTACGATGTTGAGTTTACCGGATTGACAAGAGAAGAATTAAACTCCGGATCTCAAACCGTATTAATCTTTGGGCTAAGTTTAATTTTTGTCTACTTTATCCTTTCTGCGCAATATGAAAGTTATATTCTTCCGCTGATTGTTGTGATCTCACTTCCATTAGGGGTAATGGGAGCTTATTTTGGACAAAAAATCATGGGCTTGGAAAACAATATCTATTTCCAGATTGCCTTGATCATGTTGGTCGGATTATTGGCTAAAAATGCCATTTTGATTGTTGAATTTGCCGTTCAGAGAAGACATCATGGTGAAACCATTGTCATGTCTGCAATCAATGCTGCGAAGGCAAGATTAAGACCGATTCTGATGACCTCATTTGCCTTTATATTTGGTCTATTACCATTGGTGCTGGCAAGTGGAATCGGGGCGGTAGGAAACAGATCTATTGCAACAGGTGCTGCCATTGGATTATTGATAGGAACAGTATTAGGGCTCATCGTAATTCCTGTATTGTATGTGATCTTTGAAACATTGCAGGAAAAAATCAAACCGATTAAAAGAGAAGACATCAATTTAGCTGAATAAAAATAAAAACCAGAGAGGTAGAAGTAGTAAAAGAATTGTTGAATTTCCGATCTTACTTCTAACCTCTGGTTTCTAACTTCCAATTTTTAACAATGAAAAGTTTAATAAACATCATAAAAGGAGTAACTTTTTCAGTTTTCATACTGGGAGCCATTTCATCATGTATGGCGAGAAAAGAGTATGAAAGACCGAAAAATGTCGTTGACGAAAAGCTTTTCCGTACCGATATGCTTCCTAAGGACAGTGCAAGTATTGCTGATATCTCATGGAAAGAAATTTTTACGGATCCCATATTACAGGGGCATATTTCAAAAGCTTTAGAAAACAATTTAGATATCAGAATTGCATTACAGAGTATTGCCTCTGCCGAAGCTTATCTTAAACAAAGTAAAGCAGCATATCAGCCAACGGTTTCAATCGGACCCAATTACACGTTTCAAACCCAATCCATCAATACCCAGTTTGGTCAGATCATTGGAGAAAGACGTTATGTAAATCAATTTGATATTACAGCGACTATAGGTTGGGAAGCGGATATCTGGGGTAAATTAAAAGCTCAGGAAAAAGCTCAGCTTGCCACTTATTTAGGAACAGTTGCCGCACACAAGGCTGTAAAAAGCAGTTTGGTAGCCTCAGTAGCTTCTGCTTATTATCAGCTTTTGACTTTCGATTCGCAGAAAAGAATTATTCAGGAAACCATTGATGTCCGGGAAAAAAACCTTGAAACAACAAAAGCTCTGAAAGAGTCAGGAACGGTAACTGAAGTGGCGGTTCAACAAAGTGAAGCGTTGGTTTTTAATGCGAAATCTCTACTTATTGATATTGATACTCAAATCCAGTCTTTGGAGAATACAATGAGTCTGTTGATGGGAGAACCTTCTCATGCCATTGAAAGATCAACACTAGAGGGCCAAAACCTTCCGAAGGATATCAAACTTGGATATCCGGCTCAATTACTGGCCAACCGTCCGGATGTAATGCGTGCGGAATACAATCTGATGAACGCTTTTGAATTAACCAACTCTGCGAAAGCACAGTTTTACCCTACACTAAAACTTACCGGAACCGGTGGAGTACAGTCTGTAGATATTGATCATTTATTCAGTGTGAATTCGTTATTTGCCAATGTAGTAACAGGCTTGGCGCAACCTATTCTCAACAGAAGACAGATCAAAACGAATTATGACGTGAGCCTGGCCAATCAGGAAACGGCTTATCTGAATTTTAGAAAAACAGTTCTTACTGCAGGAAAAGAAGTATCTGATGCAATACGGGTATTTGGAGTACAGGATTCTTTTATTGAACTTAAAAGAAAGGAACTGGACGCGTATAAAAAATCAGTAGATTTTTCCCAGGAATTGGTTAACTATGGTATGGCCAATTACCTTGAAGTGTTGAATGCGAGTGTAAATTCATTGAATGCAGAATTGAATATTTCAAATGCAGAATACAACAAAATGAAAGCTGCAGTTGACTTATACCAGGCACTAGGTGGGGGTTGGAAGTAATTCCTCCGACACTTTTTAAATAGATCAGACGCATGCAGATATTGTATGCGTCTTTTTATTGATAACATAAATTATTGTTGATTGATTAAATATATTTGTTTTTATGTAGCTAACTACGTAGTTTTGTACATTAAATAAAAATTATGACATTAGAAATCCAACCTATCGGTAATACTTATTCCGAACAAGTCATAGATTTGATTCTGAATATTCAGCAAAAAGAATTTAATATTCCTATCACGATCGAAGACCAGCCGGATCTTTTGAAGATTGAAAGCTTTTATAAAGAAGGGGGCGGAAACTTTTGGGGCGCTTTTCTGGATAAAGAGTTGGTAGGTACCATTGCTTTAGTTAAATTTGACGAAAAGGCTGCAGCCATCAGAAAGATGTTTGTTAAAAAAGAATTCAGGGGAAAAGAGCATCAGATCGCACAAAAATTATTAGATATCCTGATTTCGTATTGCAGGGAAAATAAAATTGAAGAAATTATGCTGGGGACAGTTTCTGTGCTGAATGCGGCCATGCGTTTTTATGAACGTAACCGGTTTCAGAAAATTGCCAAAGAAGATCTCCCTCCTTCATTTCCTCTGATGAGTGCTGATAACGTCTTTTATATTCTTAATTTAAATGAGATCTAATGAATGTTATTAACGAATCCGGAATTCTTGCGATATCCACAAGATTGCAAAGGCTAAGTGAACAGCTCCGTAAAGATGGAGCTTTGGTTTATAAGGCATTTGATATTGATTTTGAGCCTAAGTGGTTTCCTGTTATCTTTACACTTTATCACAAACAGCCCCTGAGTGTTGTGGAGCTGGCCAATGAAATAGGGTATACCCATCCCTCTACAATAAGCTTACTTAAGGAACTTGAAAAGGAGAAGATGATTATTTCAAAAAAGGATAAGCAGGATGAAAGAAAACGTTTGATCGGATTAGCACCTAAAGGCCTTGAACTCATCGAAAAAATGAAGCCCGTATGGGAACTTATTTCAACTGTTTTGGGAGAAATTGCCGACAACAACAATCACTTATTAAAAGCCATTGATGAAACAGAAGAAAAACTGGCAAATCAGTCCTTTTTACAACGTGCTTTGCAATTGAAAAATACTAAGTAAAATTTCTGATAGTACTCAATTTTACAGCTTATACATATGAATAAAATGAATCCTGCACTACGCAGGATTTTTTTTGAATTCTGTTTTTTTAATGTTAATGGGCTTTGCGGGCTTTTTTTTATATGATAGATGATGTAAATTTAATCTATTGATATTCTATAAGTTGACATTAAACTTGAAATTTTATTAAAAAAATCACTTCATAGGGTACAGTATTTGCAGATAACAAAAGCGCACACGCAAATCATGCTTTACATACGATAAATATTAAGGTTTTCCTTAAAATTGATTATATAAAAGCAACACACCACATCATTTTTTTATATATTATTAAGATAAATCTCCGGTAGCATACCGGAGATTTTTACGTTTTAAATAAGAAACAAAAAAAGGTGACCACTGGCCACCTTTTTATATGTAGTAATAAACCTTATTGACTTTTATCTTTTTCCCCAGTCCATGATCCGGATCTTGTAGGAGTAGGAACAGCATTTGTCCAGCTTCCGTTTCCTTTTTTATCAGTACCCAGGTTTCCGTTGAAAGAACCATCAGACGGAAGACCAACTGAAGCGTTTAATTCCCCTGAATCATTTAAATGACCGGCAATCTTGTAATTTTCATTATTAACATCAGAATGCATTGTTCCATTTACGGTTCCATCACTTGCGACTACAATATTCCAAACCCCTTTATCGCTTCCATCATAAGTTCCTGACCAGGTTCCGATGTAATCATAGATCGTATCATCATCTGAGCTACATCCTATTAGTGCAAAAGTTGCTAATAAAAGAAAAAAAAGTTTCTTCATAGTTTTGATAGTTTTACAAGAGTGGAGAATATGGGAATCTTCATTTTCTCCTTTTTAGTTAAAATCGTTAGTAATCCTCGTTTCTGTTGAGCGCAAATATATAATTTTTTATTTAATTTGTGCACTTTTTGTGTTTTTTTTGTAAAACAAATAATTGAATATTTGTTTTGCAGGAGCTAATAACCGAGATCAATAAAAAGATAAAAAATCTAAACTATCAATTGTAAATTGATGGCTTATCTCCTGATAAAACTTTATGCCCTAAATAAAAAAGCAGATGAATAGAATCCTTGGGAATACGAAGCTGTAGGTTATGTGAATTAATCATTTCAAATTTCCATTGATGTTCAACACAATAAAGCATCATTTCTTGTAAATCTTTATCCAAAAGAGCAAGTATTACAGTCACTTCATCATTGCTTAATGTTTCTTGATTTAAACTAGGTTCCATTGCTATTTTCAAATATGTTTATCCATTATCAAGCAATGTGCCACAGTAAAGAGAAAATTAGGAATGTGGTATGTATTTTTTTACTTTTTATCAGGAGAATTTCTTCTTGTTGATAATCGGATGGTAACTGCTATTCGTAATGCCTTATTTTTAAAGAATATAAACTATCCGGAATGCCTTCAGTTGTACTTTTTGATACCACATTTCACTAATTATTGATAATATACCTATAATTTTGAATGACCAAACATTAAGAAATGATAATATGCGAAAATCTGTTACTTCAAAATGGGGGAGAAGTAATAGAATATCGGGCTAATGAATGTATAGTAGAAGAGGCTACTTGCGCAAAATATTATTTACAGATTATAAAAGGTACAGCAAAGATGAATTCAGTTCATTTTGACGGTAAAGAATATTTTTATGGCCTGCCTTTCAATGGGCATTGCATTGCAGAATCTTATTTATTTACTGATAAAAAATATCCTTTTAGTGCAATAGCAATTTCAGATTGTAAGATCATTCGCGTAGAAAAGAATCAGTTTATACAACTTATAGAAAATATTCCTTCTCTTTTAGTTAATTTATATGCCTATACAGCAGAAAGGATCCACTATAAAAATCTTATGCTCTCAACACTGGGATGTGTCACTTCTCAGGAGCGATTAACTATTTTATTAGATTATATTAAAGAGTTTTATACATTAAATGATACCCGCCCCTTTATTATACCTTATACCAGACAGCAATTGGCATCGTTGACGGGGTTAACTATTGAATCGGTCATAAGGACAGTTAAAAGGATGGAGAGCCGTAATCTGCTTTCAATCGTAAATGGGAAGATTTTCTATTAAATCTTTTTCAAGCCATAAAAAAAGAGTCTTTCTTTTTTGAAAGACTCCACAGATTATTTTTTCCTATCATTAGGTATTTTACCCGTTAATAATGGATTTTTCCTCTTTCTATTTTCAGGATATTTTCCGTTTCCATTTTTTTTATGGTTCTTATCACCGTTTCTACCGTCAGACCGGTAAGGTTTGCAATCTGTTGACGGGTAAACGGAACCTGGACAGTATCAGATACCTCTCTTAAATTATAATCTTTAATATAATCCAGAACTGTTTTAATCTTTGTAGCAGGCTCAATGCCTGATAAATTAAAAAGCATTAAATATTTGTAATACAACCTTTCAGACAAACATTGTAATAAATTCTGCATTACGTTAGCATCCTGGCTTACAAGATTATTAAAATCATTTTTGCCAAGACATAACAGAATGCAATTTGTCTTTGTAATTGCGTTCATTGGATAAGGTCTGTCTGTAAATAACAGGGATTCACCAATACTTTGTCCGTCATTTAAAATGTTCTGAATAAATTCTTTTCCGTTTGAGTGGTAATTAAATAACTCCACTGTACCAGTACATATCTGATAATAATATTTAGGTTGACTGCCTTCTTCAAATATTATTTCATCTGGTTGAAATTCCTTGTAAACCGCACCATGTGCCAGCAATAAATCTTCACGTATTATCATAATTGTAAGCTTTTAGGTTATAAGAATAATTTTTATAAAGATTGATGAAAAATTCTCAGCAAATTCCAAACCAGTTTTTACCTCCGTGTGGTATGTAGACGTCATTTTCTATGTTTTTTCAATAAAAAAAGCTTCCCATATCGGGAAGCTCAACGACTGTAAAAACGATGAAAAATTATAAGTATAAATTTAAGTGTACTCTTATAATACATTTATGATTGCAGTCATAAAGACTGCGGATGATAGAAAAAAGTTAAAAATAGACCTTGGAAAAAATGAATTGTAATCCTGGTACAGCTATTTATTCCCGATCTTATTAAATTTTGTATTTATTATTCAGTTCATTACAGAAGTTTATAAATAAAATTTTAGAAAATATTTGTATATGCGCTATAAATACTTACTTTTGTACCGCTTCAGAAAATGAAGTTCACAAAAATGGGGAATTAGCTCATCTGGCTAGAGCGTTAGACTGGCAGTCTAAAGGTGACGGGTTCGATCCCCGTATTCTCCACAAACAATGAGTAATCCCTTTATATAAAGGGATTTTTTATTTCAATAATAAGCCTGATACACAAAAGCACAATTATTTTTTATAAACTCATAAATAGCTCATTGCTTAAGTTTTTTACGTATACCATTAAAGTATTTTACCGTTTTAGCAAATAAATTAATTATTGTAGTTGTACTACCCACTGTGACGATTAAGAAATACTTCCCTCAAATGAAGGATTTTTTGTTTCCTTTTTTACTGTTGCTGAATATATTTCAATTGCTTTTTAGGTTGCTGCTTTTGTCATATCCTGGCATGATGCATACTTAATATTTCAATATAAAGGGGAGCTAAAAAAATATATGACGGAATGGTTTACATTACACAAACCCCATATTTAAAATCTCACCTTTTCTTTTCAAAACCATAAAATAAAGGAGAAGATCATCGTCAGAAAAATGCTTTTCAAACCTGATCATTTCCATGTCAGGTTTCAAAGCCTCGGTTTGTTCAAACTTTTCAATCAGATACAAGTCAGTATCTACCTTTAAAGTAACAATGGTAACTTCATCAGCTTCATTTTTTTTATGAATGTGAAGATTGTTCTCCCAAAGGTCAAATGAGACAGAAATATGGTCTGAAATAACCGGGATCTGTCCAAACTGAAACTCCTTGAGCAGTTTTTTTCCCTCTTCCAAAGGCAATCCATGTTTTACATTACGGTTTCCTCTTACTGAAATCTGATCAAGATCCTTAATTCTCGTCATTGTTTTCGCGAAACTTTGATAGAGTAGTGGGTCTCCAGCAGCTTTAACGTAATGGTCCAGGGCCTGGCGTATTATTTTCCCCACTTTGGAGCAATGTCCGAATTCGGAACTGTTTTGTCTTACTTTTTCGTAGGAAGCGCTTTTTTTGAAAGCATTTTTATTAAACCCACTTTTCTTCCGAACGACATTTTTTCCGTTCAAAGTGTAAAAAACAAGGTCACCAACTGATCCTGTTATTTTAATTATGCTTTCATATGTGGCCATTTTCTCAAAATTAAAACCAAATATAGTGATAATTAAATAAATATAAAATTTTAACATATATTTATAATATAGTTGTAGTATAGAATATATAGAATTAAAATATAAAATGTATATTTGTAGATAATTACGTACATCGGTAAAAATCAAGCAGATATGACAACAGGATTATTTATTGGAAAAATGAGAATAAAGCAGATTGCTGCTTTGCTGATTGTAACCTCTACTGTGATTTCATGCGGAAGCAGCAAAAGTGTTTCTTCAAAAAAGAGCAACACAAAAACAGTGGCAAGATCTGAAAACCTCAGACGTCTGGATTCAAATTTCAATGGGAAAGTGTCTGGCTCAATCAATAGTATTCTGAAAGATGCTGAAAAGTACATTGGAACTCCGTATAAATTTGGAGGCAGTACTTCTTCAGGATTCGATTGTTCCGGTTTTACGGTAAAAGTATTTGAAGAAAACGACCAGAAATTACCTCGAAGATCCTCTGATCAGGCAGATACAGGAAAAAAAATTGATATCAGTGAAGTGAAACCCGGGGATTTGCTGTTTTTTGCAACTGCAGGTGGAAGTAGGGTATCACATGTTGGCATTGTTCATGATATAGGAAACGATGGCGAAATCCGATTTATCCATGCTTCAACCTCAAAAGGGGTGATGATTTCTTCTTTAAATGAAAAGTATTGGAATAAAGCGTATCTGCATGCCCGAAGGGTTTTATAATGAGTAATAGTATACATGGGAAATAAGAGATTTGCCTTCATCAAAACAGATAAAAAACTGATTAAACTTTTCTTTGATGATATTATCGTCATAAAAGGACTCGGTAATTATGTCGAAATTTATACCCGTGACCAGAAACGATATATTTACTATAAAACGCTGAAAGATTTGATTGAAAATTTACCCGATGAATTTATGCGTATTCATAATTCATATATTGTGAATCTAACGAATATTGAATCTTTCGAAAATAATCAAATAATATATAAAGATTTAAAAATTACTGTAGCGAAAAGCTATCGGGAATGTTTTACAAATACCTTACATAGAATGATGCTATAATCCATCCACATAGATATATCGTACAACAGAATACGATTTATAGCCAACTAAATAATTAATTTTTCTCGTATTTGCATTCAGGCTAGTTTTGTGAAAAATCAGAAAAAAATGAATAAACAAATGGCTATAAAGTATGTAAATGAAAGTGAAATTACTGGAATAAAAGCCGGTTTACAGCGGGAAACTTTTTTAGATATCTGGATGGTAGTTGTAAATGATCGAATTTTTGCCCGTTCCTGGGGCTTTGCTGAAAGAAGTTGGTATAATACTTTTTTAAAAGACTCTTGTGGACAAATAAAATGTGGAGATCATATATTTACCATCCATGCTTGTATTCCAGCTGATCTTATCGACCTTACTTTTTCTATTAATCAGGCTTATTTAATGAAATACAGCACCAAACAATATGCAAAACCGATAACCAGGCAAAAACATATTGATAGAACGATGGAATTTATTATTTGTGAATAGAAAAATATGAGTCCGATCCGGAATTGTATAAAATGATTGATATTGTTAATTTCTCACTATTTGTCATTTCTCTGAACTTGTATACTACAACAAACTTTTGTACTTTTATCGCCGGAAATAACGCATCAACGGGTCGTTATTTATACTTGAAAAAATTAATTTAAATTAGAAACATGTCGTTACAACAAACTATTGAGAACATCTGGGATAATAGGGACTTATTACAAAATGAAGATAGCCAGAAGGCGATAAGAGAAGTTATTTCTTTATTGGATTCCGGAGAACTTCGTGTTGCTGAACCTACGGAAAACGGGTGGCAGGTAAATGAATGGGTGAAGAAAGCTGTAGTAATGTATTTCCCGATTCAGAAAATGGAGACCATTGAAGTGGGACCATTTGAATTCCATGACAAAATTCCTTTGAAGAGAAATTATGCTGAAAAAGGAGTACGTGTTGTACCTCATGCTATTGCAAGAGAAGGAGCTTTTGTTGCTTCAGGAGTAATTATGATGCCTTCTTATGTAAATATCGGGGCTTATGTAGATTCAGGAACAATGGTAGATACTTGGGCAACCGTTGGAAGCTGTGCACAGATCGGTAAAAATGTTCACCTTAGCGGTGGTGTTGGCATCGGTGGTGTTTTAGAACCATTACAGGCTGCACCGGTAATTATTGAAGACGATTGTTTCATTGGTTCAAGATGTATCGTGGTAGAAGGAGTACATGTAGAAAAAGAAGCGGTATTGGGAGCGAATGTAGTATTAACTGCTTCAACAAAGATCATCGACGTTACAGGAGATCAACCGATTGAGATCAAAGGTAGAGTGCCTGCCCGTTCAGTGGTAATTCCTGGAAGCTACACCAAACAATATCCGGCAGGGGAATATCAGGTTCCTTGTGCTTTGATTATTGGTACAAGAAAAGAATCTACAGACAAGAAGACTTCTCTTAATGATGCATTAAGGGAAAATAATGTAGCTGTATAAGCGCTTATCCATCTAATACTGCACAATTTTGAAAGATAAAGTTTTAAAATTTATACTAAACCCTAAATATATATTTGGGGTTTATCTTATTATATCGGTAGTTACTGCAATTTCCAAGTATCTGAGAGGAGATTATGCCATCAACAACTATCTGATTTTTAAAAATGTATTTTTTAATACCATTCATCAGAAAAATTTATTTATCCATTATCCTGACCTCTATTTTGATTTGAATCATTATGGAGTTTTTTTTAGCTTACTGATTGCTCCGTTTGCCGTTATGCCGGATTGGCTGGGAATTTCACTCTGGAATCTGATTAATACTTTTGTATTTGTATTTGCCATTTATAAGCTTCCGTTTTCGGATTCCAAAAAGGCGATATTCGGATTGCTGTGCCTCCAGGAGTATATTACCGCTGCATTAAGCCTGCAGTTTAATGTAGCTCTTACAGGGCTTTTGATATTATCTGCAGTATACATCTATGAAAGAAAAGAAGTACGTTCGGCTACCGCGATTCTCATTGGTGTTTTTGTGAAAATTTATGGTATTGTAGGATTGAGCCAGTTTTTCTTCATCAAAAATAAGATGAAGTTTATTATTTCGGGGATTGTAATTGCCGCATTGTTTTTTGTAATTCCT
The sequence above is drawn from the Chryseobacterium daecheongense genome and encodes:
- a CDS encoding efflux RND transporter permease subunit; its protein translation is MIKNFINRPVLSTVISILIVILGVLGLISLPVTQYPDIAPPTVSVTANYTGANAETVMKSVVVPLEEQINGVEGMDYITSSAGNDGSANIQVFFKQGIDPDIAAVNVQNRVTRATPLLPSEVTRSGVVTQKQQTSALMYMSFYSENKDLDDVYLQNFLNINIIPNIKRINGVGDAQVFGGKNYSMRIWLDPAKMAAYGVTPDDVTAAINEQSREAAAGSIGQNSGSSFEYIIKYVGKFNEKSQYDNIIIKSLADGQNLMLKDVAKVELAGQSYTGIGENGNNPSISMGFFQTPGSNAQDIIKNIKAYLKASEGSFPKGIKYTFNFDTNEFLDASIDKVVHTLIEAFILVFIVVYIFLQDFRSTLIPAIAVPVSIVGAFFFLNLFGYSLNLLTLFALVLAIGIVVDDAIVVVEAVHAKMEHGISDAKKATVEAMDEITGAIISITLVMASVFIPVTFITGPTGVFYQQFGITLIVAIIISAINALTLSPVLCSLFLKPHSEHHQEYKNMNILQKFFYKFNIAFRTTTERYGRGFVFLLRHKWVTLIIFAITGGILFWASSTMKKGFVPTEDRGIIFTDVQLPPGSSMERTYNALKTLQANAMKIPGVQNVTISTGRGFLSGNGSNNGLAFIKLKPFDERKKDNLTSEDITKKLFGISGKVPDAKVVFFQPPSVPGFGNSAGFEMVLLDKSGGEYTALDDKTNEFIGKLMERPEIEFAQTSFNTKYPQYQMEINVPLAKQLGVSVNSILSTMQGYIGGIYTADFTKYGKQFRVMVQALPENRKNIDNLNDLYVKTGSGIMSPISQFVTLDKTYGPQSVSRYNLFTSVKITGGNSQGYSSGDAITAVQQVAKETLNQNYDVEFTGLTREELNSGSQTVLIFGLSLIFVYFILSAQYESYILPLIVVISLPLGVMGAYFGQKIMGLENNIYFQIALIMLVGLLAKNAILIVEFAVQRRHHGETIVMSAINAAKARLRPILMTSFAFIFGLLPLVLASGIGAVGNRSIATGAAIGLLIGTVLGLIVIPVLYVIFETLQEKIKPIKREDINLAE
- a CDS encoding TolC family protein, with product MKSLINIIKGVTFSVFILGAISSCMARKEYERPKNVVDEKLFRTDMLPKDSASIADISWKEIFTDPILQGHISKALENNLDIRIALQSIASAEAYLKQSKAAYQPTVSIGPNYTFQTQSINTQFGQIIGERRYVNQFDITATIGWEADIWGKLKAQEKAQLATYLGTVAAHKAVKSSLVASVASAYYQLLTFDSQKRIIQETIDVREKNLETTKALKESGTVTEVAVQQSEALVFNAKSLLIDIDTQIQSLENTMSLLMGEPSHAIERSTLEGQNLPKDIKLGYPAQLLANRPDVMRAEYNLMNAFELTNSAKAQFYPTLKLTGTGGVQSVDIDHLFSVNSLFANVVTGLAQPILNRRQIKTNYDVSLANQETAYLNFRKTVLTAGKEVSDAIRVFGVQDSFIELKRKELDAYKKSVDFSQELVNYGMANYLEVLNASVNSLNAELNISNAEYNKMKAAVDLYQALGGGWK
- a CDS encoding GNAT family N-acetyltransferase produces the protein MTLEIQPIGNTYSEQVIDLILNIQQKEFNIPITIEDQPDLLKIESFYKEGGGNFWGAFLDKELVGTIALVKFDEKAAAIRKMFVKKEFRGKEHQIAQKLLDILISYCRENKIEEIMLGTVSVLNAAMRFYERNRFQKIAKEDLPPSFPLMSADNVFYILNLNEI
- a CDS encoding MarR family transcriptional regulator, which translates into the protein MNVINESGILAISTRLQRLSEQLRKDGALVYKAFDIDFEPKWFPVIFTLYHKQPLSVVELANEIGYTHPSTISLLKELEKEKMIISKKDKQDERKRLIGLAPKGLELIEKMKPVWELISTVLGEIADNNNHLLKAIDETEEKLANQSFLQRALQLKNTK
- a CDS encoding membrane lipoprotein lipid attachment site-containing protein; amino-acid sequence: MKKLFFLLLATFALIGCSSDDDTIYDYIGTWSGTYDGSDKGVWNIVVASDGTVNGTMHSDVNNENYKIAGHLNDSGELNASVGLPSDGSFNGNLGTDKKGNGSWTNAVPTPTRSGSWTGEKDKSQ
- a CDS encoding Crp/Fnr family transcriptional regulator produces the protein MIICENLLLQNGGEVIEYRANECIVEEATCAKYYLQIIKGTAKMNSVHFDGKEYFYGLPFNGHCIAESYLFTDKKYPFSAIAISDCKIIRVEKNQFIQLIENIPSLLVNLYAYTAERIHYKNLMLSTLGCVTSQERLTILLDYIKEFYTLNDTRPFIIPYTRQQLASLTGLTIESVIRTVKRMESRNLLSIVNGKIFY
- a CDS encoding Crp/Fnr family transcriptional regulator; translation: MIIREDLLLAHGAVYKEFQPDEIIFEEGSQPKYYYQICTGTVELFNYHSNGKEFIQNILNDGQSIGESLLFTDRPYPMNAITKTNCILLCLGKNDFNNLVSQDANVMQNLLQCLSERLYYKYLMLFNLSGIEPATKIKTVLDYIKDYNLREVSDTVQVPFTRQQIANLTGLTVETVIRTIKKMETENILKIERGKIHY